The following is a genomic window from Acipenser ruthenus chromosome 19, fAciRut3.2 maternal haplotype, whole genome shotgun sequence.
ACAgtaccatttaaaaacaaaatagacTTCAAACCATTTTGCAATCATCTACAGCACAAGCCATTTATGGAGAGCTTTGAATCACAAGccagcctctgtgtgtgtgtgtgtgtgtgtgtgtgtgtgtgtgtgtgtgtgtgtgtgtgtgtgtgtgtgtggagtggaTTTTAATGTTCATGAAAAGTAACAGATTGATGGAACTGCAGTCTGGAGTCCACGGTTTAACCATGCAGGGAGTGGAGGggtgggtttcacagtttaaccatGCTGGGAGTGGAGGggtgggtttcacagtttaaccatgcagggagtggaggggtgggtttcacagtttaaccatGCTGGGAGTGGAGGggtgggtttcacagtttaaccatGCTAGGAGTGGAGGggtgggtttcacagtttaaccatGCTAGGAGTGGAGGggtgggtttcacagtttaaccatGCTGGGAGTGGAGGggtgggtttcacagtttaaccatGCTGGGAGTGGAGGggtgggtttcacagtttaaccatgcagggagtggaggggtgggtttcacagtttaaccatgcagggagtggaggggtgggtttcacagtttaaccatGCTAGGAGTGGAGGggtgggtttcacagtttaaccatgcagggagtggaggggtgggtttcacagtttaaccatGCTGGGAGTGGAGGggtgggtttcacagtttaaccatGCTAGGAGTGGAGGggtgggtttcacagtttaaccatGCTAGGAGTGGAGGggtgggtttcacagtttaaccatGCTGGGAGTGGAGGggtgggtttcacagtttaaccatGCTAGGAGTGGAGGggtgggtttcacagtttaaccatGCTGGGAGTGGAGGggtgggtttcacagtttaaccatGCTGGGAGTGGAGGggtgggtttcacagtttaaccatgcagggagtggaggggtgggtttcacagtttaaccatgcagggagtggaggggtgggtttcacagtttaaccatgcagggagtggaggggtgggtttcacagtttaaccatGCTGGGAGTGGAGGggtgggtttcacagtttaaccatgcagggagtggaggggtgggtttcacagtttaaccatGCTAGGAGTGGAGGggtgggtttcacagtttaaccatGCTGGGAGTGGAGGggtgggtttcacagtttaaccatgcagggagtggaggggtgggtttcacagtttaaccatgcagggagtggaggggtgggtttcacagtttaaccatGCTGGGAGTGGAGGggtgggtttcacagtttaaccatGCTGGGAGTGGAGGggtgggtttcacagtttaaccatGCTGGGAGTGGAGGggtgggtttcacagtttaaccatGCTGGGAGTGGAGGggtgggtttcacagtttaaccatGCAGGGAGTGGAGGGGTGGGTTTTCAGCACAAGCCTCCCCTTCTCTCTGCCAGCATGCTTCAGCCTTGCTCTGGAAATTGCCAGCCATGGAAAGCCTTGCAAAaggcagttcagtctccatgcccctCAATCACTGACCTTCCATCAAAAGGAAGCAAtgaaaaaacagaatgaaaatgaAATCTTTTCTTGGCGGAAATTTGCCCTGTGGGGACCCAAGAAACATTGCCTGGTGTCCCACGAACTGGACGTTTAATTTGATGgtccagttttgttttgtttttttgtttttttaagctcagTAAAAGTATTCTGCAGTATTTGGGAAAGACGACACAGAGGATGTGCTTGGCATCTTGCGATTAAAAGCCCTTATCACGTCAAAACCTACATGCACTGTTAAAAGACCCATCTGCAGCGTTATTATTACTGAGAGCAGGAGAGTAACTGAATTGCTGTCGTACTCGGGAGCTCTATCCCAGGAAATGGAGCACGGTGCTTCCCTACTGCAACAAATAAATTGCACATTAACAAATGATgagcatgaacacacacacacacacacacgcacgcacgcacgcacacacacacacacacgcacacgaaTGATTACCAGGCTTGAAAGCAGCACTGACccatcctgtttgttttttttcttgcagactGCGTCTGGCAGAGGGGAGGTGGAGTAGCGTCAGTGATAAGAAGCTGCTTCCAGCTCCAGTTCCCTCCAGACTAGAGATGCATATGAGCATTGGTTAAAGAGTAAgaagcagggttccaaaaaaaatACAGCGTGACTCGTCCCTGCGTGccgctacaactgtttaaatacagcggcACTTGGGGATGAgtcacgctgtatttaaacagttggatcAGCAGGCGGGGACGAgtcacgctgtatttaaacagttggatcAGCAGGCGGGGACGAgtcacgctgtatttaaacagttgaatCAGCACACGGGGACGAgtcacgctgtatttaaacagttggatcAGCATGCGGGGACGAgtcacgctgtatttaaacagttggatcAGCACGCGAGGACGAgtcacgctgtatttaaacagttggatcAGCAGGCGGGGACGAGTCaggctgtatttaaacagttggatcAGCAGGCGGGGACGAgtcacgctgtatttaaacagttggatcAGCACGCGAGGACGAGTCaggctgtatttaaacagttggatcAGCAGGCGGGGACGAGTCaggctgtatttaaacagttggatcAGCAGGCGGGGACGAGTCaggctgtatttaaacagttggatcAGCAGGCGGGGACGAGTCaggctgtatttaaacagttggatcAGCAGGCGGGGACGAGTCaggctgtatttaaacagttggatcAGCACGCGGGGACGAgtcacgctgtatttaaacagttggatcAGCACGCGGGGACGAgtcacgctgtatttaaacagttggatcAGCACGCGGGGACGAgtcacgctgtatttaaacagttggatcAGCAGGCGGGGACGAGTCaggctgtatttaaacagttggatcAGCAGGCGGGGACGAgtcacgctgtatttaaacagttggatcAGCACACAGGGACGAGTCacactgtatttttcagaaccccgaaACGTACTCTTTGAACTGCTATTGCAACACATGGGCTGATGGGTGAATTGGCGTAGTGCCGGGAATCCAAATGGAATTACACATGAACCATTACTGACTGAAGTTTTTTAAATCTCATGTATGTGTAAAGAATAGAAATAATCTTACAGCTTGCACTTAATTGGCTTCATAACCACAAAATCAGTTTATGATAAAGCTTGCAGTGGTGCAATAGCCACACATGAACAGCCTGGGTCCAGCGGCAGCAACATTAAGAAGTTTATCAAGGACCTCCGAGTCAGGAGCATCCTCCCATTGGCTTCTGCTAACAGCTGAATATCAAGGAAGTCGAACCAGGTTTAAACTCAGAAACAAAGGTTCAAACTCTGCTCTGTTTGGGAAGACATCCTCATGTGGCCTATTCTTTAAAGCACCACAGTGCTGTGCAGACAACACTACTTCGATTCTCTTGGACAGATGAGATGGCATTTCTGTGATTGAAATGGCAATATATCAGGGCTACAAACATAGGTTGAGTGTGCATTAGGGGTTTCAAGCACAGGataaaaacatttataataaaacatgtgctctatacagaacacacacacacacacccacacacatatacacagacagtACATTTTATGGTGCTACCAACAAAACACTTGACCCTGTCCATAATTTCCCCTTTTAAACCCAATGTCTCAAACCAGGGCTAACTAGACTGACTGCACTAACATACAGTTTGTTGGACATGTGTTTCAAACATTACCAGTTGACTTCATACCTAACCGAATTGTTTTAGTTAATTAGTCTGCCACACATGCCTGACACAGTGCAAAATACTTTGTTCTGGCTGCTGCTGAAGTTACACGTGATGTTTTCAAGCAATTTCAAGCTCTTTGCAAGGAGAGGCATACCACTTTGCGTGTGCATGGACAGTCTGCAGCAACTACTGCGGAGCACTTCCCTCTGACTTCTGTTAATGGTATGACTGCTGATCATTCGCCTTctgaagctaaaaaaaaacacctggccATTCtagcaaaacaaaatcaaacagcaGCAGCTAGCCCTGTTTAAAACAGCCTAGGCTAATCAAAGTCCATTGGAAATGGTCTTGAACGGCTGAAGAGACAGGGAGTTCTTACATGGCAGCTCCAGACCAGGGTGCCCCGTTGTGTTTCGGACTGAGGGAGGAGAGTGTCTCCCGTCAGCCATGTCAGACTCAGAGCACTGAGCCTCCCCATGCATCACAGCTAACCCCAGTCTCAGCCTCTCTGCATACGACTGGGCCCTGGAacacacagaaagagagagagagagagaggagagcattAACAGGGCTGTTCAATAAATTTTCGTTCTCTTGAAACATGCAACGTTCACGGGGGCGGGGCACAGCCGAGACGTTCCGAACGCTGCTGCTCTCGATGGGCTTACCTTTTAGCGGCGGACGGGGACTTTGCTACGATAATTGCATTCCGATAATCCGGAACCTACAGGGAGAAGAAAATGAAATACGTTAAATAAGACCTGAAAGCTCAAATGTCCAAGGACTGCTAGAGATGTGTTCAGTAACACACGAAATGATATgtataaaaaagatatatattaaaaaaaaaaaataataataataataaaaaaaagtatgtttgtaacACACAAATCCCCCACCATGgttgtaaatacaaaatgaatcagCATGACCTGCATCCACTGTAAAGTGACCCATACTGACCGACAGGTTCCTCCACAAATCCCTAGATTCTGATaccctcaataacttgtgctaatgaatgtcctgaccaagtttcatcacagctgGGTGAGCAGTTCTCTGGATAGGTGTAAAAATCTAAGTGGGACGTATTTACGCCTCCACTGTAGCTACAGCAttcagggaggagggaggagggaggaccACGGTCTTTGCCTGACCACTACACTGCATCGCACTTGCCTCCTCCTGAATGTACTGCAGCAGGAACGGCGATGCTCTCAGGTTGTCCACAGGGAAACTGAAGAAGCCCTGGATCTCCTTCTGATGGAGGTCCATTGTGATGATGTGTGTTAAACCTAAACCAGCATAAAAGACAGAGCATCCGTCAGGCAGCAGGCAGGGCAAGCCTAGGGGTTAAAGCAGCGAGGCCAGTCTTGTGTGACCTTGTGATTGAGGCTGCACTCATgaacaaacagcatgttgtagGGCTGGAACAATCATCCTTAATCACAATAATTTTATTGAGTTGAAAAATTATTATCGATCTACCCAATGAAGCGACTCTGCATTGAGCAGTAAGCAGCACTGAACTGTCTGTGTGAAAACATGATCTGTGTGACCACGGCGTACACTGGGAAGTACTGATTTTCACGAAtccaacagggatggaaataagactcccactgcacagcagtttgatccatgcctggttttactatgagtttcataagacacacctgagcttgttatctatacactgtggctattTGGGCTCATTTTAAAAActggaaactgctgtgcaatagaagtcttatttgtATCCCTTAATCAGTTGGAGAGATGGGGTTCAGTTGGATCATCtgcaaatcattttttaaataagcaaaCATGTTACTATACCAGTAGCACAGCTATGTCCTTGGTGATGGCTTTGTTACAAGTGTCAGATTCACAAACTCAGGCATAAACGTTTGCACTGGACTGGAGCTCAAACTCAAACTCCCATGTCTTACCTGCTTTGGCTAACATTGACGCCAGCAGTTTGCACACAATGGATCCCCGTTTCCTCATCTTGCACTGTTTACTGTAAGGAAAGTAGGGGATGACTCCGATAATGTTCTTTGCACAGGAAGTCTTGAGAGCATATGCCATGACCAACAGCTCCATTATAGCCGTGTTAACATCCCTGGagacacaaacagacaaacacggtcaACTGTGGAGACTTCAAATCAGGGTCCTCTATCAATGGAACTACTATGAatctaaacacacaaaaaaaagaaaatgcatctcAACACTGATCAACAAaacagtgcaggggtggtagcagtgagctgagcctaaaaaataattggctattccaaattggggagaaaataataaaaaaacaattggcgactactacatttTTAGTAGCAGTTTAGTGCAGCAGCAGTGGTGGTTACAGGATTTCTGCAACAGAAAGCAATTAGTGGCTCTGTTCAGTTTGCCAAATTCTTGTACGTTGGAATTCACCTCACCCCTAATTAGTACATATGAGTAGCATAGTTCTGGTGTCAATACTTCCAGCATGCAAACTAACACACATTcctcagaaatgtgttttcattacagTAACATTACTCATCCCGGTACACACCCCATGTCCTCAAAATAAGAAGTCCGAAACTGTTGCAGGGTGCGGCTCAAATCATGGGTGCATTGTCAGTATTTAAAATGAGCTTTGGTTAGGAGTCAAAACAAACAGCCTGAAATAGCAGCTTTGAAATGCGCACAGATGCTGCACCCATCAGGCAATGTCATTCTGCACTCTGGGAGCAAGCCGTGACCGCCTGGGAATCTACTATATAGAAAAGATCCAGGAACAAAGGTCATTCTCTTCAATCCATGGGATTAGGAGGGGGAAAAAATGCACAGGGTTCAACGAGTCAATACAATGTTTGCATGCAAGCCAATTTTCAGAATACTGCTGGAATTCACACAGGGCGGGGCACATGCAAATTGAGTTGAACATGACATTGTCTTACAGACTGTTGCTAGCAAAGTGCAAAACACCTGGACCAAGTCGCTTGagcagggttgggaaccactgaaaGCCCAGTGCTGCTCAGAGGTGGAGATGGATCCTGAGCCAAACCAGCTCCGAAGAGGAGGCATCAGTAACATGCCATCCATGTTGGCTGAAGGTGAAACAACAACACTAGCAAGGCATTTTGCACCCTCTCACTCCGCCTGCTTACCTGGGAATCGTCTGTATGATGAAGATGTCCTGTCCACGCACAGACTCGTTGATTTCCACTCGggttt
Proteins encoded in this region:
- the LOC117424410 gene encoding phosphoribosyl pyrophosphate synthase-associated protein 1 isoform X1 → MNVGKSGYRVFSANSTAACTELGKKITERLGVELGKAVVYQEPNRETRVEINESVRGQDIFIIQTIPRDVNTAIMELLVMAYALKTSCAKNIIGVIPYFPYSKQCKMRKRGSIVCKLLASMLAKAGLTHIITMDLHQKEIQGFFSFPVDNLRASPFLLQYIQEEVPDYRNAIIVAKSPSAAKRAQSYAERLRLGLAVMHGEAQCSESDMADGRHSPPSVRNTTGHPGLELPLGKHRAPFPGIELPRMMAKEKPPITVVGDVGGRIAIIVDDIVDDVEDFVAAAEILKERGAYKIYIMATHGLLSGDAPRLIEESAIDEVVVTNTVPHEVQKLQCPKIKTVDVSMILAEAIRRIHNGESMAYLFRNITVDD
- the LOC117424410 gene encoding phosphoribosyl pyrophosphate synthase-associated protein 1 isoform X2; the encoded protein is MNVGKSGYRVFSANSTAACTELGKKITERLGVELGKAVVYQEPNRETRVEINESVRGQDIFIIQTIPRDVNTAIMELLVMAYALKTSCAKNIIGVIPYFPYSKQCKMRKRGSIVCKLLASMLAKAGLTHIITMDLHQKEIQGFFSFPVDNLRASPFLLQYIQEEVPDYRNAIIVAKSPSAAKRAQSYAERLRLGLAVMHGEAQCSESDMADGRHSPPSVRNTTGHPGLELPWMMAKEKPPITVVGDVGGRIAIIVDDIVDDVEDFVAAAEILKERGAYKIYIMATHGLLSGDAPRLIEESAIDEVVVTNTVPHEVQKLQCPKIKTVDVSMILAEAIRRIHNGESMAYLFRNITVDD